The DNA segment ATTTCGATTACCACCTTTTTATCCACATCCTCTCCGTCAATGATCTTTTTTGCAGTTTCCACTACTGTGGATCCAATTTTTTCCGGATCTTGTGCAGCAGATGCAATCATTTCTCCCGCTTTGATAAATTCCTTTCCTTCGTCTGATCCATCAATTGCAACAACCTTTGTATTCTCCAGTACTCCGGCCTCCTTTAAAGTAGCAATTGCACCACGTGCTGTTGGATCATTAATTGTAAACACCCCATCGATATTTGGATTTGCATTTAGCAAGTCTACCATTACTGGCTGTGAGTAATCTGCTCTAGGTTTTTCAACATCTCTGCTTTGTAGAATATGAATATCTGAATGGTTTTCCATTTCATCTTCAAAACCTTTTTGACGATCATAGCATACTTCGGTAGTACTATAAGTTATCTCCACAATCTCACCTTTGTCATGCAGTGCCTCCGCCAAAGCCTGTGCGCAAAGTTGTCCAGCTAAATAATTATCTGATACCACTGTAGATTTCACTAAATCTTCATTTTTTACAGCTGTATTAAAAGCTATAACAGGAACGTTTGCATCCTGACATGCTCGCAGTGTTGCCTCCACGCCTTCACTATTTATTGCAGAAATAGCTATTGCATCAACTCCCTGGTTTATCATATCTGCAACATCATTCATCTGTTTATTCTGATCTCCTGCCGCATCCTGTATAATCAATTCATCGTTCGGACCTAAAGCGTTCTCCATAGCATCTTTTATTTGTATAAAAAATACATTTGTTAAATCTGGGGCCGAAACACCTATTTTAATTCCATCCTTTTCTGCTTTCTCGCTCGTACTTGTTTTTCTTTCCTGCTTTTCACTTTTTTCATTTGAAGAACTGTTTTCAGAACATGCTATTAAATTAAAGGAAAATACTAAGCACATAATAGCTGTTAAGATTCTTTTCATTTTCATATTAATTTCGCTCCTTTATACTTTATAGATATTCTTATTTTTTAGTTTGTGTTTTTCAAAATCTGTTCATCAATTCCCTTTGCATTCAATCGAAACTTTTCCAGTAAGTCTCCCGGTTTTTTGGACTTTTCAAATTGATCTTTCATTCCTATCCTTATCAACTTTGTTGGTTTTTTCAGTTAGCAACCCTGCTACTGCACCTCCTAAACTACATGATATTCGGCATGTCCCGATTGTGTTTTTAGTACAGTGCTCCGATGTACTGCATCTTCAACATTTATATATCCAAGCTACAATTGAATAATACATTCGAATAACTTTTCCCTCAATGAGAACTATTACAGAATCTGTATATTATTCTCAGGACGCTTTTATATAGAAAAAACAGGCATTCATATCTGCATTAAACAGATATGAATGCCTGCACGTACAGCGATACAATGACAGATCCAGCAGCACGGCCACGGTCATCAGAACGTATCTACTTTGATGAGCTGATGATGTCTCTTCCTATTTTTTACTTATATATTTCCTTTCTTCCCCATCCCTGCCTGTGTAAGACCTCCTTTATACAAATCTGCCACAAGCTGCATCAATTCATCCACAGACAAATCTTTTCCTCTGTGCAGCCATAACTGGAAGATGGATATTACAGCAGAGAGATGGTATTCGATCAGATATGGCTTAAATCGATTGTCATCCGGCAGATCAAGCTCGGGAATATTTAACCCTGCCTTCGACATTAGCTTATCTATAAAATGCTGTTTGCCATAATCACCTAACAGGGCATTGACATATATAGACTTTGTATCGTACAGATCTACAAGACTGCTTACGAATGAAGCACCATATATGTCAATGTTTCCCCTGTTTTTACAAATATACTCTGCCATCATCTCTTCCAGCTCATCCAGTAAATCATAAATATCCAAAAAATACTGATAAAATGTGCTGCGATTATATCCCGCTTTTTTCGCGACTTCCTGTACTGTTATCCTTTCAACTGGTTTCTTCGAATACAGGAGACAAAAAGCTTCCAAAAAAGCCTGCCTTGTCTGATCTGCTGTGTTTTTATTGTTCTCCATTCAGGCCGTCCTCTCAAAATCCAACACTTATCTATCCCAGTGTTGTAGGTTTTTATATTTGGATATACTATACTTATCATACAACATCTAGTTAGCTATTATCAAGACAAGGAAAGTGAGGAATTGAATATGTCAGAAATAAAATATACTTTTACAGCAAACGGTGAAAATTGGACTAAATCTCAACTCGAACGTCTGGAATATGAACGTAATCTTCATATGCTGCACCTACTCAAACGCCATGGAGTAGAAATCAAAGACGGTGATAAAGTCCTCTCCGATGCAGAAATCGATTACCTGACTATGGAAAAAGCATGGGATGTCTCTATCAAGACACGTATGCAATATAAAGGTGATAAAATCATCGATCTTTATAAAGATGATTTTAAGCTGTCCGATGAAATGTGGAAAAAACTTGGATTCTCACAAGAGAAGCCGATGAAAGTTTCCCGCTGTAATATGTCCGTCACTGGAATTTCTCTTCAGGATTTCGCAGGAATGATGAAATCTATGCAGACAAATGACTATATTGGACTCGCCTCTCACCCAGAGCATTTCATCTGCCATATCTCTTTTGATGATGGAAAACTTTTGGGAATTGAACCTTTTGGCATGTATGGCACGCCAACCCTTGTCAATGTTGACGTAGTTGAGGACTCTAAACTGAGTGATCAGATTCGTGCAGACAAGGATCCCTCATTCCCAATGGCTATGGCAGGCGAAACTTTCCTTGCCGACGGTGTGACGCCGGTAAACTGCCCCTATCATCAGTTTAAACCTACAGCTGACGGATTCGAGACCAAAGCGGCTGTTTACTGGCCGGAGAATACACCAGACGAAATTGTAAGCGGTCATGCACTGCACCTCGCTATGGAGTTTTCACGAGGCATGCAGTTATCACAGAAATAATAAATTAGAGAGTTCCTAGGTCTTCTTCACCTGCCGTGTTGGATTCTATTGCTAAATTACTGAAATCCAAAGGCATATCAGGGAAACATCTCATAGACGATACCATGAAAGGTTATTGATCGTTATCAGTAAAAGCGCAAACTATTCATCTAGTTTGCGCTTTTACTATAATCGGAGGTTATTTCATTTGTTTAAAACTACGAACCCATTCATCATAGTTATCTTTTTTCGCAATCCCATAATTAAAAGGATGAGCAATCTTCGATTTTGGACAAACCTCCTTGATTGTATTCAGAGTCTTTCCGACATTTGCCAGCCCGCAGGTGGCAAACGGAATCACTACTTTTCCTTCCAGACTGCATTTGCTGAGGAAATCAGACAAAAACTCTGGCGGATCCATATACCAGATTGGATAACCGATAAAAACTGTATCATATGCCGAAAGATCCGGAACCGGAGTCACAGAGTGGACCGGAACTTTATTTTTCCTCTCTTTATTTACACGAACCAGCGATGAAACATAATTCCCATAAGGATCCTCCGGTTCTACTTTGAGCATATCACAGTGGAGATCCGCCTGAATTCTCTTCGCAAGTTTCTCTGTGTTTCCTGTCTTTGAATAATATAATATGATGGCTTTCATTTAACGTCCCTTCTCGGCTGAATTTCTTTTTACTCGATAATATCACTGATTATTTTAGCTTCTTTCCATCTTTAAATGCATACCCCGCGATTTCATTCGAGTGAAAATACAGATTTCCCACAGAATCGAAGGTAATCGGATCCAGTTTGATCGGATCAATCTCGCCTTTTTCATTCAGAATAGAATTGTCTGCACTGACATTCACAATCTCGCCGACCAGCTTACAGGTCTCTTCGTCATAACTGATCTTTCTGCATTCTAAAGTCATTGCAAGTTCATCAATCAGCGGAGCGTCCACATGCTGACTTTTGGTCGCATGGAATCCGGACTTTTCAAACTTATCCGGCGTGTCATTCGCCGATACAATTCCTACATAGTCCGCTTCTGTCACATGTGCCCCGTCTGCCATGCTCACAGTAAACTCACCACGATTCAAAATATTCTTAAGCGTTTTACGCCATGGACTGATATAGATGGAAATCTCATAATTCCCGCTGATTCCACCCCAAGCTGCATTCATGGCATCCGGTGTTCCATCCTCACAGTAGGTACCGATAATCAGTACCGGCATTGGATAAATATACGACTTTGGTCCCAAATCTTTTCTCATTAAAAAATACCCCCTTTTCAAAGCTCAATGATCAATTCCTCATTCGCTGCTGCCAGAACTTTCTGAATCACGTCCTGGCTTAGCTGCTCCTGGCCAAACATTGCCAGGGAGCGCACCGGCATTTCCTGCAGCATGTTCTGCAGCATAGTCTCCATGCCATCGTCATCATTTCCTTCGCCCATGGACTTTATCTGACTTGTAATCTGTTCCATGAACGCTCTTCCAGCCTGTGTCTGTGCGATTTCTGCAAATGTAGAATTCATCGTATAGCGTTCGCCCGGCATTCTCACAGGCGGCGGCAGTTTCCGTACACAAAGTTTTTCAAAATCATCATGCCCAATATTAAAAGGTGCCTCAGGATTTATATATACCTTTGGGATCCCTGCTGCCATACTGGAATTCGCATTCATATCCCCTTCAAGTTCAATCACACTTTCAAGACGGATATCTCTGCTGGATGAACCTGCCTGAATGTGATATCTGCCGGCCGGAACTGCCCAGTTCTTCTTATCCACATCATAATATGCGAAAGCACGTTTATCCAGAATGACGCTGACCTCTTTTTCTTCACAAGGTGCAAGATCTGCCTTGCAGAAGCCTTTCAGTTCCCTGACCGGTCTTGGTATCTGCGGATTTTTCTCCCCAACATAGAATTGAACAACCTCAGCTCCGCGAACTTTTCCAACATTTCGGACAGTTACTCTTGCAGTGACTGTTCCGTCGCTTTGTATGTCCGTCTTAAGATCGCGATATTCAAACTCTGTATAAGAAAGGCCATGTCCGAATGGAAACCTGACATCTAATCCTGCCTTGTCATACCAGCGGTAACCGACATAGATACTTTCCCTATACTCTACTGTCTTTTCGTCTCCCGGAAAATTCTCATAACTGGAACGATCTTCAAGCTTCATCGGAAAACTCTCTGCAAGTCTACCGCTCGGGCATACATCTCCAAAAAGAAGATCCGCTGCTGCAAGCGCCCCCGCTTCACCGGCGAGGTACAACATCAAAACGGCTTTTGCATCCGTAACCCAAGGCATTTCCACCACGCTTCCACCTGACAGAAGCACCACAATATTGGGATTCACCTTTGCAACTTCTTCCACAAGCTTTATGTGGCTTTGTGGAAGATGCATATGCTTACGATCAAACCCCTCACTCTCGTACGAATCAGGCAGTCCGATACAGAGCACAGCTACATTCGCATCTTTAGCTGCCGCCACAGCTTTTTTGATCTTCTCTTCATCTGCTTCATCACGATTCAAGTCATAGCCATCTGCATAAGTGAAGTGTGCACCTCTGCTTAGAAGAACATCAAATAAGTTATCAAGCTGATTCGGATTAATTCGACTGCTGCCCGCACCTTGATACCGCGGCCTCTTAGCGAATTCTCCGATCAGCGCCAGTTTCGTATCTTTTTTTAATGGCAATATATTCTCATCGTTTTTCAGCAGCACACAGCTGTTCGCAGCAGCTTTACGTGCAAGCTCATGATGAACGGCCTTATCATAGTTATCATCTTTCTTTTGTTTTTCCTGCCATCCAAGCAAGAGTTCCAGAATTCTTCCTGCGGAGATATTTACCTGTTCTTCTGAAATGATGCCTTCCTTTACCGCCGAAATGATTGCTTTATCATTTTCAGAACCAACATAAGGCATCTCAAGATCAATTCCTGCTTCTAAGCCCTTTACACGGTCGACAATCGCACCCCAGTCAGTCATCACTGTCCCTTCAAATCCCCATTCATCACGAAGAATATCCGACAAAAGTCGTTTATTCTGACTTGCCGGTTCTCCATTTATCTGATTGTAAGAGCACATCAGTGTCTTTGGTTTCGCCTGTTTGACTGCTTTTTCAAATCCGGTAAGGTAGATTTCGCGCAGAGCTCGTTCGTCAACTTCCGCATCAATGACCAGACGTTTTGTTTCCTGATTATTGCACGCAAAGTGTTTCATGCTGGTACCAACGTCCTGACTTTGAATTCCTTTGATCAGTGCCGATGCCATTTCTCCGGTCAAATAGGGATCTTCCGAAAAATACTCAAAGTTTCGTCCGCACAGAGGATTCCTTTTTATATTTGCCCCCGGCCCGAGAAGAACTGCCACGTCTTCCTGCTGACACTCCTCCCCAAGAGCCTGTCCCATCTCTGTCAGAAGTTCCGTGTCAAAAGAGCATGCTGTCGCCGCAGCAGTTGGAAAACAGGTAGCCGGAACACTTTTGTTTAGTCCCAGATGATCTGCATCCCCTGCCTGTTTGCGAAGTCCATGAGGCCCATCGGTCACCATCATTTTTTTGATGCCCAAACGCTCGACATCTTTCGTGTGCCAGAAGTCGCTTCCACTTAAAAGTCCTGCTTTTTCTTCCAATGTCATCTGCTGCAGTAATTTTTGAATTTTTTCATCATATTTCCCCATATTCAAAATCTCTCCTTCTCTGCAAATGTCTTAACTTCTTTTCGTGATACTCAAAGCATTCCTTAACTATTTACGACATTGACTGGTTCCCCCCTGAGATAGGACTCCAGATTGGAAACTGCCGTATTCATCAGTCGTTCTCTGGCTTCTTTTGGTGCCCATGCAATATGCGGTGTCAGGATAATATTCGGTGCATTAAGCAGCGGATTTTCGCTCCTTATAGGTTCCGAAGAGACAACATCCACGGCTGCACCTGATACTTTACCTGATACCAGTGCTTCATATAGATCCTGCTCATTAATCAGAGGTCCCCTGGAAGTATTGATAATCATGACATGCGGCTTCATCTTCAAAATTGTCTCTTTATTGATGATTTTCTCTGATTGAGGGGTTAATGGGCAGTGTAGGGAAATCACATCAGATTTTTTGAGTAGTTCTTCCAGAAGAACAAACCTCAGGTGCACGCTATCCTGATTTTTATCGGGGTGAGGAGTAAACACCAAAACATTCATGCCAAACGCATTTGCAATCTGAGCAGTTTTCTGTCCGATTCTTCCAAATCCAACGATTCCCATCGTTTTTCCATGCAGTTCAATTAAAGGCTCATTCCAGTAACAGAAATCCCGGCTTCTCTCCCAATCCCCTGCTTTCACACTATCAGAATGTTCTCCCACATGATGGCAAAGTTCCAGAAGAAGTGCAAACACATATTGAGCAACTGCATCCGTGGCATAGCTTGGAATATTAGTAACCGTAATTCCTCTCTTACTGGCAGCTTCTATATCCACTACATTGTAACCAGTGGCCAGAACTCCGATGAACTTCAGATTCGGACACGCCTCCATCGTTTTATTGCTGACAGGCGTTTTATTGGTAAAAATCAACTCTGCATCTCCAATCCTCTTGGCCGCCTTTTCCTCCTCTGTGCGATCATAAACTGTAAGAGTTCCCAATTTTTTTAGGCTGTCCCAGGACAAATCTCCGGGATTTAAGGTGTATCCATCAAGAACAACAATTTTCATAATCATCCCATCCTTTCAGTCTTAAATTTTAAGCTTGATTCATATTTTCATGCTCTTTTATCCCATTAGGATTCTTAAGCAATTACAGATCAATTCCGAGTACATTTTTCACAATAACACCAATTCCGAATGTGATCACGGAAACACCGAGACTGATCGCGGACATTACAAGGAAATTCTTCTTGAATCCTCTGCCCTTGGCTATGGAAACGTAAAAGTTAAACCCTGCAATAATCGTAATCGCTATGACTAATGTAAGTAAAAGTGCAAGCATATAACTTTTGGCTGGCAAGACGAGATAAGGAATAATCAATAGTGCCACCGTTACCAGATAGGCTACTCCTGTGTATATCGATGATTTAATTGCGTCTTTGTGGCCTGCTTCCTTGGAGGAAAGGTATCCGGATGCTGCCATCGACAAAGTGGCGGAAACACCGGTAATCAGACCCGCCATCGCAATCACATGTGTATTCTGCATTGCAAGTGTATATCCTGCAAGTGCACCGGTCAGCTCTACCAGAGCATCGTTCATTCCAAGCACTATATCACCCACATAGTTTAATCGTTCCTCATCCAACATATTCAATAATTCCTGCTCGTGCTTCTCTTCGTCATCCAAAATGTCAGACATCTCCGGAATCTCATCGAGCATCGTCTTGTATTTTTGAATACCGAGGTCTTCACCTTTTTCCATCAGTTTGATCACGAATGTGTAGCCTAAAATATGTGCACACGCCATATAAAGCCAAATT comes from the Blautia liquoris genome and includes:
- a CDS encoding substrate-binding domain-containing protein, whose translation is MKMKRILTAIMCLVFSFNLIACSENSSSNEKSEKQERKTSTSEKAEKDGIKIGVSAPDLTNVFFIQIKDAMENALGPNDELIIQDAAGDQNKQMNDVADMINQGVDAIAISAINSEGVEATLRACQDANVPVIAFNTAVKNEDLVKSTVVSDNYLAGQLCAQALAEALHDKGEIVEITYSTTEVCYDRQKGFEDEMENHSDIHILQSRDVEKPRADYSQPVMVDLLNANPNIDGVFTINDPTARGAIATLKEAGVLENTKVVAIDGSDEGKEFIKAGEMIASAAQDPEKIGSTVVETAKKIIDGEDVDKKVVIEMFIITQDNIDDYD
- a CDS encoding TetR/AcrR family transcriptional regulator, with the translated sequence MENNKNTADQTRQAFLEAFCLLYSKKPVERITVQEVAKKAGYNRSTFYQYFLDIYDLLDELEEMMAEYICKNRGNIDIYGASFVSSLVDLYDTKSIYVNALLGDYGKQHFIDKLMSKAGLNIPELDLPDDNRFKPYLIEYHLSAVISIFQLWLHRGKDLSVDELMQLVADLYKGGLTQAGMGKKGNI
- a CDS encoding flavodoxin family protein, with translation MKAIILYYSKTGNTEKLAKRIQADLHCDMLKVEPEDPYGNYVSSLVRVNKERKNKVPVHSVTPVPDLSAYDTVFIGYPIWYMDPPEFLSDFLSKCSLEGKVVIPFATCGLANVGKTLNTIKEVCPKSKIAHPFNYGIAKKDNYDEWVRSFKQMK
- a CDS encoding flavin reductase family protein gives rise to the protein MRKDLGPKSYIYPMPVLIIGTYCEDGTPDAMNAAWGGISGNYEISIYISPWRKTLKNILNRGEFTVSMADGAHVTEADYVGIVSANDTPDKFEKSGFHATKSQHVDAPLIDELAMTLECRKISYDEETCKLVGEIVNVSADNSILNEKGEIDPIKLDPITFDSVGNLYFHSNEIAGYAFKDGKKLK
- a CDS encoding glycoside hydrolase family 3 C-terminal domain-containing protein; amino-acid sequence: MGKYDEKIQKLLQQMTLEEKAGLLSGSDFWHTKDVERLGIKKMMVTDGPHGLRKQAGDADHLGLNKSVPATCFPTAAATACSFDTELLTEMGQALGEECQQEDVAVLLGPGANIKRNPLCGRNFEYFSEDPYLTGEMASALIKGIQSQDVGTSMKHFACNNQETKRLVIDAEVDERALREIYLTGFEKAVKQAKPKTLMCSYNQINGEPASQNKRLLSDILRDEWGFEGTVMTDWGAIVDRVKGLEAGIDLEMPYVGSENDKAIISAVKEGIISEEQVNISAGRILELLLGWQEKQKKDDNYDKAVHHELARKAAANSCVLLKNDENILPLKKDTKLALIGEFAKRPRYQGAGSSRINPNQLDNLFDVLLSRGAHFTYADGYDLNRDEADEEKIKKAVAAAKDANVAVLCIGLPDSYESEGFDRKHMHLPQSHIKLVEEVAKVNPNIVVLLSGGSVVEMPWVTDAKAVLMLYLAGEAGALAAADLLFGDVCPSGRLAESFPMKLEDRSSYENFPGDEKTVEYRESIYVGYRWYDKAGLDVRFPFGHGLSYTEFEYRDLKTDIQSDGTVTARVTVRNVGKVRGAEVVQFYVGEKNPQIPRPVRELKGFCKADLAPCEEKEVSVILDKRAFAYYDVDKKNWAVPAGRYHIQAGSSSRDIRLESVIELEGDMNANSSMAAGIPKVYINPEAPFNIGHDDFEKLCVRKLPPPVRMPGERYTMNSTFAEIAQTQAGRAFMEQITSQIKSMGEGNDDDGMETMLQNMLQEMPVRSLAMFGQEQLSQDVIQKVLAAANEELIIEL
- a CDS encoding D-2-hydroxyacid dehydrogenase, translated to MKIVVLDGYTLNPGDLSWDSLKKLGTLTVYDRTEEEKAAKRIGDAELIFTNKTPVSNKTMEACPNLKFIGVLATGYNVVDIEAASKRGITVTNIPSYATDAVAQYVFALLLELCHHVGEHSDSVKAGDWERSRDFCYWNEPLIELHGKTMGIVGFGRIGQKTAQIANAFGMNVLVFTPHPDKNQDSVHLRFVLLEELLKKSDVISLHCPLTPQSEKIINKETILKMKPHVMIINTSRGPLINEQDLYEALVSGKVSGAAVDVVSSEPIRSENPLLNAPNIILTPHIAWAPKEARERLMNTAVSNLESYLRGEPVNVVNS
- a CDS encoding VIT1/CCC1 transporter family protein — protein: MNKNKKKVFRSLQKSEMFGAVLYGKIGNSLKDKKNKDTLLKMSEEEKMHSAVFGKYADAGDVTLNKFKIWLYMACAHILGYTFVIKLMEKGEDLGIQKYKTMLDEIPEMSDILDDEEKHEQELLNMLDEERLNYVGDIVLGMNDALVELTGALAGYTLAMQNTHVIAMAGLITGVSATLSMAASGYLSSKEAGHKDAIKSSIYTGVAYLVTVALLIIPYLVLPAKSYMLALLLTLVIAITIIAGFNFYVSIAKGRGFKKNFLVMSAISLGVSVITFGIGVIVKNVLGIDL